The proteins below come from a single Nocardioides eburneiflavus genomic window:
- a CDS encoding zinc-binding dehydrogenase — translation MGRQFDGGYAELTCVPVRQVIPFTSSLPWSVLGAVPEMLQTAYGSLTVGLDIQPGQTLLVRGATSSVGMAAAVLAKRKGLQVIGTTRNPASADRLQELGVDHVLVDDGPLARAVREIVPDGVDAALDLVGTPTLMDCLHATRVHGVVCMSGMLSNQWTLPDFYPTGDIPSGVRLTGYTGDATDLPAAVLQRFLDDVAAGTATVPIGKVLDLDEVQEAHRIMEAGTAGGKIVMVTASGRSS, via the coding sequence ATGGGCCGTCAGTTCGACGGCGGGTACGCCGAGCTCACGTGCGTGCCCGTAAGACAGGTCATCCCGTTCACCAGCTCCCTGCCCTGGTCCGTGCTCGGCGCGGTGCCGGAGATGCTGCAGACCGCCTACGGGTCGCTGACCGTGGGCCTCGACATCCAGCCGGGTCAGACGCTGCTCGTCCGTGGGGCCACCTCGAGCGTCGGTATGGCCGCAGCAGTGCTGGCGAAACGTAAGGGGCTCCAGGTCATCGGCACCACCCGCAACCCCGCCAGCGCTGATCGCCTGCAGGAGCTCGGCGTTGACCATGTGCTGGTGGACGACGGTCCGCTGGCCCGTGCCGTCCGCGAGATCGTGCCGGACGGCGTCGACGCCGCCCTCGACCTGGTGGGGACGCCGACCCTGATGGACTGCCTGCACGCGACGCGTGTGCACGGCGTGGTGTGCATGTCCGGCATGCTCTCGAACCAGTGGACCCTTCCTGACTTCTACCCGACTGGCGACATCCCCAGCGGGGTACGGCTCACGGGCTACACCGGCGACGCCACAGACCTTCCGGCTGCGGTGCTCCAGCGCTTCCTCGATGACGTAGCCGCTGGCACGGCCACGGTGCCCATCGGGAAGGTCCTCGACCTCGACGAGGTCCAGGAGGCGCACAGGATCATGGAGGCCGGCACAGCCGGCGGCAAGATCGTGATGGTCACGGCGTCGGGGAGGTCCTCATGA
- a CDS encoding single-stranded DNA-binding protein, whose protein sequence is MSTTVTFAGNKAEAPELHHTRENKPFVTCRVLVNNRIQDDQGEWVSDVPTARNVKIFGSAATHVHDSCGSGAPPFVHGLERTERWPDRETGEKHTKGVVVVDNRFGGVGLSLMYVSARIDRAPHAAQAR, encoded by the coding sequence ATGTCCACCACCGTCACCTTCGCCGGCAACAAGGCCGAGGCACCCGAGCTGCACCACACCCGGGAGAACAAGCCGTTCGTCACCTGCCGGGTCCTGGTCAACAACCGGATCCAGGACGACCAGGGGGAGTGGGTCAGCGACGTGCCCACGGCCCGCAACGTCAAGATCTTCGGCTCGGCGGCCACCCACGTACACGACAGCTGCGGATCCGGTGCCCCGCCCTTCGTCCACGGCCTCGAGCGCACCGAGAGGTGGCCGGATAGGGAGACCGGCGAGAAGCACACCAAGGGCGTCGTGGTTGTCGACAACCGCTTCGGCGGGGTCGGCCTCTCGCTCATGTACGTGTCCGCGCGCATCGACCGCGCCCCGCACGCGGCCCAGGCCCGCTGA
- a CDS encoding IS110 family transposase, which produces MFTERTSVGLDVHARSVAAAAIDGVTGELFQTKLTPSYEHVESWLVGLPGSVAVAYEAGPTGFGLYRHLTAAGIRCEVLAPSKLQKPAGDRVKTDAKDAIHLAKLLRLDEITTVSIPTPDQEAARNLVRAREDCRADLMRARHRLSKLLLRHGIVYYGGQAWTGKHDIWLRHEALPQLTAPATRLTFDNDYEAVLAVKARRNRLDAAIEEMAADSEFTPVVRRLGCLRGVSTLTGFGLAVEIGDWHRFTGNSIGTFVGLTPTEHSSGESKNRGSITKTGNGHARRLLVEAAWHHRARYLVGKALRDRWDLAPAQARVRGDEGNRRLHQRWVKFIDRRKTHNVANVAIARELAGWCWSLAVMD; this is translated from the coding sequence GTGTTTACCGAGCGTACGAGTGTTGGGCTCGACGTGCACGCCCGATCTGTCGCAGCAGCGGCGATCGATGGCGTCACGGGCGAGCTGTTCCAGACGAAGCTGACCCCGTCCTATGAGCATGTCGAGTCGTGGCTGGTCGGCTTGCCGGGATCGGTGGCGGTGGCCTACGAGGCCGGGCCGACCGGTTTCGGGCTGTACCGGCACCTGACCGCTGCCGGTATCCGGTGCGAGGTCCTCGCGCCGTCGAAGCTGCAGAAACCGGCGGGTGATCGGGTCAAGACCGACGCCAAGGACGCCATCCATCTCGCCAAGCTCCTGCGCCTCGACGAGATCACGACGGTGTCGATCCCGACCCCGGACCAGGAAGCCGCTCGCAACCTGGTCCGGGCCCGGGAGGACTGCCGCGCCGATCTGATGCGGGCCCGGCACCGGCTCTCGAAACTGCTGCTGCGCCACGGCATCGTCTACTACGGCGGCCAGGCGTGGACCGGCAAGCACGACATCTGGCTGCGCCACGAGGCGCTTCCCCAGCTGACCGCGCCCGCGACCCGGCTGACCTTCGACAACGACTACGAGGCCGTGCTCGCAGTGAAGGCCCGACGGAACCGGCTCGACGCCGCGATCGAGGAGATGGCCGCCGACTCGGAGTTCACCCCCGTCGTGCGCCGGCTCGGCTGTCTGCGTGGGGTCAGCACCCTGACCGGGTTCGGGCTCGCGGTCGAGATTGGTGACTGGCACCGGTTCACCGGCAACTCCATCGGCACCTTCGTCGGTCTCACCCCCACCGAGCACTCCTCGGGGGAGTCGAAGAACCGCGGGTCGATCACCAAGACCGGCAACGGCCACGCGCGCCGGCTCCTGGTCGAGGCCGCCTGGCACCACCGCGCCCGCTACCTGGTCGGGAAAGCTCTGCGCGACCGCTGGGACCTGGCCCCAGCCCAGGCACGGGTCCGCGGCGATGAGGGCAACCGTCGTCTGCACCAGCGGTGGGTGAAGTTCATCGACCGCCGTAAGACCCACAACGTCGCCAACGTGGCCATCGCTCGCGAGCTGGCCGGCTGGTGCTGGTCCCTGGCCGTCATGGACTAA
- a CDS encoding PaaX family transcriptional regulator, protein MPVKPRSLVLDMFGEYLRYIGPEVRLTQVTNLLSEFDVTPASVRVTMSRLKNEEWFTSRREGRETVYTLTQTMVDVLDEGRARIFAPPARPWTGDWTMVIYQMSEAERVERNQLRKTLAWHGFGPLTTSTWLAPGDRSAEARAFVGEGVREQVDILRCSSEGVEHDRDMASRCWDLEALAADYDVFVAAHQTLAREAPRLIGAEALIARTELISTFRHFPFRDPRLPLEIRPMPWPGDEAHLLFRRTYDVLGAAARAHVSDLVGQPVPAAVESDPAA, encoded by the coding sequence ATGCCCGTGAAACCCCGCAGCCTCGTGCTCGACATGTTCGGCGAGTACCTGCGCTACATCGGGCCGGAGGTCCGGCTGACTCAGGTGACCAACCTGCTGAGCGAGTTCGATGTCACTCCGGCCTCGGTGCGGGTGACGATGTCGCGACTGAAGAACGAGGAGTGGTTCACCTCCCGCCGTGAGGGTCGCGAGACCGTCTACACCCTGACGCAGACGATGGTCGACGTCCTCGACGAGGGCCGGGCGCGCATCTTCGCACCGCCGGCCCGGCCGTGGACGGGGGACTGGACCATGGTCATCTACCAGATGTCCGAGGCAGAGCGGGTCGAGCGCAACCAGCTCCGCAAGACCCTGGCCTGGCACGGGTTCGGACCTCTGACCACATCGACCTGGCTGGCGCCGGGCGATCGGTCGGCCGAGGCCCGTGCCTTCGTGGGAGAGGGTGTCCGAGAGCAGGTCGACATCCTGCGGTGCTCCTCCGAAGGAGTGGAGCACGACCGCGACATGGCATCGCGGTGCTGGGACCTCGAGGCCCTGGCCGCCGACTACGACGTCTTCGTCGCCGCCCACCAGACCCTCGCTCGGGAGGCGCCACGGCTCATCGGGGCCGAGGCGCTCATCGCCAGGACCGAGCTCATCTCGACATTCCGTCACTTTCCGTTCCGGGATCCGCGCCTCCCGCTCGAGATCCGGCCGATGCCGTGGCCCGGTGACGAGGCCCACCTGTTGTTCCGTCGGACCTACGACGTGCTGGGTGCCGCAGCGCGCGCCCACGTGAGCGACCTGGTGGGCCAGCCCGTTCCCGCTGCGGTCGAGAGCGACCCAGCCGCCTGA
- a CDS encoding DUF4192 domain-containing protein: MDLVVQSPDELLAAVPHVLGFKPEESIVLVPFRPGLPISRVDLPRTAANREEVWDALSGPYGRHAWPGARLAIVCITEDRRSAELASQHLSNRLQDVGITTDIRLWSDGERWREFNTGHTGLQTPSTAERIAAVTVLSGAAQPAASRESLAVSMVGDREPIAQLLPAARAAAADSTPAGEREWALDRLEQFHADGNRLSDVDGARMLAALETISTRDALWEDMSRENSTSHMAIWTDLTRRGPDEVRAAPASLLGFASWLHGDGAKAWCALDQVPADRPYSMAAIVASALQNGLHPKEWERHQAQLREVTSELDESFVPKPPGHHTQRDVPRTQPTTDRPAPGR; encoded by the coding sequence ATGGATCTCGTCGTTCAATCCCCGGACGAGCTGCTGGCCGCGGTGCCACACGTCCTCGGCTTCAAGCCGGAGGAGTCGATCGTCCTGGTGCCCTTCCGGCCCGGGCTGCCGATCAGTCGCGTGGACCTGCCCAGGACCGCCGCCAATCGTGAGGAGGTTTGGGACGCACTCAGCGGCCCGTACGGCCGCCACGCCTGGCCCGGTGCCCGCCTGGCCATCGTCTGCATTACCGAGGACCGCCGCAGCGCCGAGCTGGCCAGTCAGCACCTGTCCAACCGGCTCCAAGACGTCGGCATCACCACCGACATCAGGCTGTGGTCCGACGGCGAGCGCTGGCGTGAGTTCAACACCGGCCACACGGGGCTGCAGACGCCGTCGACCGCTGAGCGGATCGCGGCCGTGACCGTCCTCAGCGGCGCCGCCCAGCCGGCCGCCAGCCGCGAGTCCCTGGCCGTCTCGATGGTCGGCGACCGCGAGCCCATCGCCCAGTTGCTCCCCGCGGCTCGAGCGGCGGCCGCGGACAGCACGCCCGCTGGGGAGAGGGAATGGGCGCTGGACCGGCTCGAGCAGTTCCACGCCGACGGCAACCGGCTCTCCGATGTCGACGGTGCGCGGATGCTCGCGGCCTTGGAGACGATCAGCACCCGGGACGCGCTCTGGGAGGACATGAGTCGGGAGAACTCCACCTCCCACATGGCCATCTGGACCGACCTCACCCGCCGCGGTCCGGACGAGGTCCGCGCAGCGCCGGCCTCCCTGCTCGGCTTCGCCAGCTGGCTGCACGGCGACGGCGCCAAGGCCTGGTGCGCGCTCGACCAAGTGCCCGCCGACCGGCCCTACTCCATGGCCGCCATCGTCGCCTCCGCCCTGCAGAACGGCCTGCACCCCAAGGAGTGGGAGCGCCACCAAGCACAGTTGCGCGAGGTCACAAGTGAGCTCGACGAGTCGTTCGTGCCGAAGCCACCTGGCCACCACACGCAGCGGGATGTCCCGCGGACCCAGCCCACCACCGACCGGCCGGCTCCCGGCCGCTGA
- a CDS encoding maleylpyruvate isomerase family mycothiol-dependent enzyme: MVAREVLSTDPQVLRDLATARLGTAYFRRQLVKVRDQDFAAPSLLPGWSRNQLVSHVGYNARAVARLVTWAATGVETPMYDSSQARADEIEVGATLRPDALRSLCEHSAIDLDVRWRDLPDDRWSVTVVTAQGREVPASETLWMRSREVWLHAVDLDVGGRFEDIPAPVLHRLLSDVAGMWEKRGELAGFTLGVEAGRSGRQVTYGDAETAAASVAGPLSHLVGWATGRTSPGHTSLEWRRGQPVEAPRWL; encoded by the coding sequence ATGGTCGCTCGTGAGGTGCTGTCGACCGATCCGCAGGTGCTCCGCGACCTGGCCACGGCGCGGCTGGGGACGGCGTACTTCCGCCGCCAGCTGGTCAAGGTGAGGGACCAGGACTTCGCCGCGCCCAGCCTGCTGCCGGGCTGGTCGCGCAACCAGCTCGTCTCCCACGTGGGCTACAACGCGCGTGCAGTCGCGCGTCTGGTGACGTGGGCGGCGACGGGTGTCGAAACCCCCATGTACGACTCATCGCAAGCACGCGCCGACGAGATCGAGGTGGGGGCGACCCTCCGCCCTGATGCCCTCCGGAGCCTGTGCGAGCACTCGGCCATCGACCTCGACGTCCGGTGGCGAGACCTCCCCGACGACCGCTGGTCGGTGACCGTCGTGACCGCACAGGGCCGCGAGGTCCCCGCTTCGGAGACGCTATGGATGCGGTCACGGGAGGTGTGGCTCCATGCCGTCGACCTGGACGTCGGTGGTCGGTTCGAGGACATTCCCGCTCCCGTGCTCCACCGACTCCTGTCCGACGTGGCCGGCATGTGGGAGAAGCGAGGTGAGCTCGCGGGTTTCACTCTGGGCGTGGAGGCGGGTCGATCCGGTCGCCAGGTGACGTACGGCGACGCGGAGACTGCCGCGGCTTCGGTTGCCGGGCCCCTCTCTCACCTGGTCGGGTGGGCGACCGGTCGCACCAGTCCGGGCCACACGTCCCTGGAGTGGCGACGAGGACAACCGGTCGAGGCGCCGCGATGGCTGTGA
- a CDS encoding alcohol dehydrogenase catalytic domain-containing protein, whose protein sequence is MKAIVLDAPGPVEALQLRVVPDPVPQPGWVLIEVRAAGVNRSELHTRLGMAEGMVWPRVLGLEAAGVVVDCPGG, encoded by the coding sequence ATGAAGGCCATCGTCCTGGATGCCCCGGGACCTGTGGAGGCTCTGCAGCTCCGGGTGGTGCCTGACCCGGTGCCTCAGCCGGGCTGGGTGCTCATCGAGGTGCGGGCCGCGGGGGTGAACCGCTCCGAGCTCCACACGCGTCTCGGGATGGCCGAAGGCATGGTCTGGCCCCGCGTGCTCGGGCTGGAGGCCGCGGGCGTCGTGGTCGACTGCCCGGGGGGGTGA